The following coding sequences are from one Treponema parvum window:
- a CDS encoding ATP-binding cassette domain-containing protein, whose translation MIVSLKNITVSFPRKTALDNICLSFTPGKIHALLGENGAGKSTLASILSGDIRATSGQIVIDGAEVVFKDPRQAADNGIQIVRQRPLLARDITALENILLGSEQCNISNRFIKSRIEIYKKHWAPSLKTNLPVRDMGGDERFFTALLCALCREPKTLILDEPSVFLNTEQRSRLYKNLRESAQKGVTVIVITHSMSEAQNNTDTVTVLEKGKIIARYENSSDFKRGSAGYSDFEVGAEETSCRIKNFPFSENFISLNGVTLRPVNRPALFDVSLTAKSGEITLIEGLSESGLGTLEDLMIGMEDTRGKGKITLGCNTGAGKSRLTSRRRIAAEAKPSFIVDLAKKNLTSAMLRGKKYATCAMIPSDRVFRASNPELTVEQILTVYYKGNNPVQYAYSLIKKAEVSISPAEKAVNLSGGMLQRLILTRELEQNPEFLILCEPLQGLDSHSASAMCGKLFKYAEDGKCVIVLSAQDFPENLCGRIYVLSDGKIKQKIPSPPDDASSEISARAQNVTQNIINTNNSGSEK comes from the coding sequence ATGATTGTTTCGCTTAAAAACATCACAGTTTCATTTCCGCGAAAAACTGCGCTGGATAATATATGCCTGTCGTTTACACCCGGCAAAATCCACGCGCTTTTGGGCGAAAACGGAGCCGGAAAATCAACTCTCGCTTCGATCTTGTCCGGCGACATAAGGGCGACATCGGGTCAAATCGTCATAGACGGCGCCGAAGTCGTGTTTAAAGACCCAAGGCAGGCGGCCGATAACGGAATTCAAATAGTTCGGCAACGCCCGCTTTTAGCCCGCGATATAACGGCGCTTGAAAACATACTTCTGGGAAGCGAGCAGTGCAATATTTCCAACCGTTTTATAAAAAGCCGCATAGAAATATATAAAAAACATTGGGCTCCTTCGCTTAAGACAAATTTGCCGGTACGCGATATGGGCGGCGATGAAAGATTTTTCACGGCTCTTCTTTGCGCCTTATGCAGAGAACCGAAAACCTTAATACTGGATGAACCTTCTGTGTTTTTAAACACGGAACAGCGAAGCCGCCTTTATAAAAATCTTAGAGAATCGGCACAAAAAGGTGTTACTGTTATAGTAATCACGCACAGCATGAGCGAAGCGCAAAACAATACGGACACGGTTACCGTGCTGGAAAAAGGAAAAATCATCGCCCGCTACGAAAACAGTTCGGATTTCAAAAGGGGGAGTGCCGGATACTCCGACTTTGAAGTGGGGGCCGAAGAAACTTCATGCCGCATAAAAAATTTTCCGTTCAGCGAAAATTTTATTTCATTAAACGGCGTAACTTTGCGGCCCGTAAACCGCCCCGCCCTATTTGACGTTTCTTTAACTGCAAAAAGCGGAGAGATAACACTCATAGAGGGACTCTCGGAAAGCGGACTGGGAACTCTTGAAGATCTCATGATCGGAATGGAAGACACGCGCGGCAAAGGGAAAATCACTCTCGGCTGCAATACCGGCGCAGGCAAAAGCCGTTTAACAAGCCGACGCCGCATAGCAGCCGAAGCTAAACCTTCGTTCATTGTCGACCTTGCGAAAAAAAATCTTACTTCGGCAATGCTGCGCGGGAAAAAATACGCGACGTGCGCGATGATTCCGTCGGACAGAGTTTTCAGGGCTTCCAACCCAGAACTCACCGTCGAACAGATTCTCACGGTCTATTATAAAGGAAATAATCCTGTGCAATACGCCTATTCCCTTATAAAAAAAGCGGAAGTTTCTATTTCTCCGGCGGAAAAGGCCGTAAATCTTTCGGGAGGAATGCTGCAAAGGCTCATTTTAACCCGCGAATTGGAGCAGAATCCCGAATTTTTAATATTGTGCGAACCGCTTCAAGGGCTGGATTCGCACAGCGCTTCCGCTATGTGCGGCAAACTTTTTAAATATGCCGAAGACGGAAAATGCGTAATCGTTCTATCCGCACAGGATTTTCCGGAAAATTTATGCGGCCGCATATATGTGCTTTCGGACGGAAAGATTAAACAAAAAATTCCAAGTCCTCCTGATGACGCTTCAAGCGAAATTTCAGCCAGAGCGCAGAACGTTACGCAAAATATCATAAATACAAATAACTCAGGATCTGAAAAATGA
- a CDS encoding ABC transporter permease subunit has protein sequence MNFVYGIISLSAPLLLASMGALISERSGGMALFLDGTINLAAFLCLAGTALSKNFIGGIALSLTFCTAFILLFALAAEKFRANRFLAALALNLICSALTSILSSVFFKTRGIITHPDFYFSAVKTRLVTTASAYLMFLLGWAAMKFTRQGLYIRISGSDAPVLRARGINVSHVRLWAWAAAAVFGSAAGCILSMRLSSFVPNISSGTGWTALAAVFLGKKNTYAILAAVLIFAAAQYVANNLQNFSVFGSVPAAFLLALPYISALVMIVLAPKKP, from the coding sequence ATGAACTTTGTTTACGGAATAATTTCCTTATCGGCGCCGCTGCTGTTGGCTTCGATGGGGGCTCTTATAAGCGAGCGGTCGGGCGGAATGGCCTTATTTTTAGACGGAACGATAAACCTTGCGGCGTTTTTGTGCCTTGCGGGCACGGCGCTGTCCAAAAACTTTATCGGAGGAATCGCACTGTCGCTGACTTTTTGTACCGCATTTATTTTACTTTTTGCGCTGGCAGCCGAAAAATTTCGCGCAAATCGTTTTTTAGCCGCCCTCGCTCTGAATCTCATCTGTTCGGCGCTCACAAGCATATTGTCGTCCGTTTTTTTTAAGACAAGGGGAATAATAACTCACCCGGATTTTTACTTTTCTGCGGTAAAAACAAGACTCGTAACGACAGCATCAGCTTATCTTATGTTTTTATTGGGATGGGCGGCGATGAAATTTACAAGACAAGGTTTGTACATAAGAATTTCAGGCAGCGACGCTCCGGTTCTTCGCGCCAGAGGAATAAACGTATCGCATGTAAGGCTTTGGGCGTGGGCGGCGGCGGCCGTGTTCGGAAGCGCGGCGGGATGTATCTTAAGCATGAGGCTTTCGTCGTTTGTGCCGAACATTTCAAGCGGGACAGGCTGGACTGCCCTTGCCGCAGTCTTTTTGGGTAAAAAAAACACATACGCCATACTCGCCGCAGTCCTAATATTTGCCGCCGCCCAATACGTCGCAAACAACCTTCAAAATTTTTCGGTATTCGGTTCCGTGCCGGCGGCCTTTCTTCTTGCCCTGCCGTACATAAGCGCGCTGGTTATGATAGTTTTAGCTCCAAAAAAACCTTAA
- a CDS encoding SPOR domain-containing protein, which yields MEQKKILWIIAATGVFLLVVIGAAIILYSPSNYPAPAVASLHVPVQPAPGAQPTAQVQTPTDPSSTEFVPRNTYPEAPSGQLQGQDRLQQIGELTVISGTTNVYGVNAPDRATTIDLNTLKNMDEKNGYAAQTIPETPTDPVVDSNKTVSKAVDRADNVKTQKPAVSAKTPVKPAPAKTGSASSTAAGKAKPVTKSTVKAASPAPKYWVQAAAFSTKKSADNAREILSENKIQAEIFTYTDSKKQVVYRVRIGPYTTKSEAEYWKNKIVQIEQFKDSKAYITDSSAAK from the coding sequence ATGGAACAAAAAAAAATATTATGGATAATCGCCGCGACAGGAGTTTTTTTACTTGTAGTAATAGGAGCGGCAATAATACTTTATTCGCCGAGCAATTATCCCGCGCCGGCAGTCGCGTCTCTTCATGTTCCTGTACAGCCCGCGCCCGGTGCTCAGCCGACGGCGCAGGTGCAAACGCCGACGGATCCTTCTTCAACAGAATTCGTTCCCCGCAATACTTATCCCGAAGCGCCTAGCGGGCAGCTCCAAGGGCAGGATCGGCTTCAGCAGATAGGGGAATTGACAGTAATATCCGGGACGACGAACGTTTACGGCGTAAACGCACCCGACAGAGCTACGACAATCGATCTGAATACGTTAAAAAACATGGACGAAAAAAACGGGTATGCCGCGCAAACAATACCGGAAACGCCGACGGACCCCGTTGTCGATTCAAATAAAACGGTTTCAAAGGCCGTGGACAGAGCAGACAACGTGAAAACACAAAAGCCGGCGGTAAGTGCAAAAACCCCTGTAAAACCCGCCCCAGCAAAGACGGGAAGCGCTTCTTCAACTGCGGCAGGAAAGGCAAAGCCCGTAACCAAATCGACGGTAAAAGCGGCGTCGCCTGCTCCGAAATATTGGGTACAGGCGGCCGCGTTCAGTACAAAAAAATCGGCGGACAATGCTAGAGAAATCCTTTCAGAAAACAAGATTCAGGCGGAAATATTTACATACACGGATTCAAAAAAGCAAGTGGTATACCGCGTACGCATAGGGCCTTACACGACAAAAAGCGAAGCCGAATACTGGAAAAACAAGATCGTGCAAATCGAACAGTTCAAAGATTCAAAGGCTTACATAACCGACAGTTCCGCAGCAAAGTAG
- a CDS encoding ABC transporter permease, with the protein MINFIKAIKALKDKTPITNVRISAAAVSAGIIISIAFLLFFSKNPAKAAMDFITGTTASRYYLGSFLNTAVLLIVAGLGASIAIKGGNLNLGGEGQIYAGGFFVAVILTLPLPSYARKFIVPAAFSAACAAGAFQAILSALLRKFKKANVLLTSFLISAAVIPCIDSLIAGKFRDKTGNLLATQFIPENLRLAPLLKPSPLNISIFAAPLLCLIFHYFIYRTEAGRRLRIWGIAPEFARYCGYSEEKSMFLSLAASGAMHGLAGAIAVCGTYFTCHSGFYAGMGWNALSCALIAQSEPLLLIPASLILSWLYTSSGRVALMQEIQFDISSLIQGIILFCISFNYVARSRRT; encoded by the coding sequence ATGATAAACTTTATAAAAGCAATAAAGGCTTTAAAAGATAAGACGCCGATAACGAACGTAAGGATAAGCGCGGCTGCGGTATCAGCGGGAATTATAATTTCGATCGCATTTCTTTTGTTTTTTTCAAAAAACCCGGCTAAGGCGGCGATGGATTTTATCACGGGAACCACGGCTTCGCGCTATTACTTGGGGAGCTTTTTAAATACAGCCGTTTTATTAATCGTCGCAGGATTGGGCGCAAGCATCGCAATAAAAGGCGGCAATTTAAACCTTGGAGGCGAAGGCCAGATATATGCCGGCGGTTTTTTTGTGGCGGTCATCCTTACCCTGCCCCTGCCGTCTTATGCCCGAAAATTTATCGTGCCGGCCGCATTTTCAGCCGCGTGCGCCGCAGGCGCCTTTCAGGCGATTCTTTCGGCCTTGCTCAGAAAGTTCAAAAAGGCGAACGTCCTTCTTACGTCATTTTTAATTTCTGCGGCAGTAATTCCGTGCATAGATTCTTTGATTGCGGGAAAATTTCGGGATAAAACAGGGAATCTTTTAGCGACCCAATTCATTCCTGAAAATCTGCGTTTGGCGCCGCTATTAAAACCTTCTCCCTTAAACATAAGCATTTTTGCAGCGCCCCTTCTTTGCCTGATCTTTCATTATTTTATCTACCGTACGGAGGCGGGACGCAGATTACGGATATGGGGAATAGCCCCGGAATTTGCACGCTATTGCGGGTATTCGGAGGAAAAATCAATGTTCCTTTCTCTAGCCGCCTCCGGTGCGATGCACGGCCTTGCAGGAGCGATCGCCGTATGCGGAACATATTTTACATGTCATTCGGGATTTTACGCCGGCATGGGCTGGAACGCGCTTTCATGCGCTCTCATAGCACAGTCGGAACCTCTTTTGCTGATTCCGGCAAGTTTAATTCTCTCATGGCTTTACACGTCGTCCGGTCGCGTTGCGCTGATGCAGGAAATACAGTTTGACATATCTTCGCTTATCCAAGGAATAATTCTTTTTTGCATTTCATTTAACTACGTTGCAAGGAGCCGTCGCACATGA
- the nagB gene encoding glucosamine-6-phosphate deaminase: MRLIIKKNYDECSSWAADHIAHVIKTFNPSESKPFVIGLPTGSTPIGTYENLIKKCKAGEISFKDVVSFNMDEYEGLPPDNDQSYRYFMDHTFFNHVDIKKPNTHVLNGCASDLSKECGDYEKAIEKAGGIRLFMGGVGNDGHIAFNEPGTSLSSRTHVQLLTEDTRIVNSRFFGGDVSRVPERALTVGIGTICDADELLFLVTGRAKAYALAHAVEDSVSQMWPITALQLHKNAIIVCDEDAVGELKVNTVKYFKEMEKDSKF, from the coding sequence ATGCGTTTAATCATCAAAAAAAATTATGACGAATGCTCTTCTTGGGCGGCCGACCATATCGCCCATGTCATAAAAACTTTTAATCCCTCCGAAAGTAAGCCCTTCGTTATAGGTCTTCCTACGGGAAGCACGCCGATCGGTACGTATGAAAACCTGATAAAAAAATGCAAAGCGGGAGAGATTTCGTTTAAAGACGTAGTTTCCTTCAACATGGACGAATACGAGGGCCTGCCCCCCGATAACGATCAAAGCTACCGGTATTTTATGGATCACACTTTTTTCAATCACGTCGATATAAAAAAGCCGAATACTCATGTGCTTAACGGATGCGCTTCCGATCTTTCCAAAGAATGTGGCGATTATGAAAAGGCGATTGAAAAAGCCGGAGGAATAAGGCTTTTTATGGGCGGAGTGGGAAACGACGGGCACATAGCTTTTAACGAACCCGGTACGTCTCTTTCTTCCCGCACGCACGTGCAGCTTTTGACTGAAGATACGCGAATTGTGAATTCCCGCTTTTTCGGCGGCGATGTTTCAAGGGTTCCGGAGCGCGCTCTTACCGTGGGAATCGGCACTATATGCGATGCGGACGAACTTTTGTTTTTGGTAACGGGCAGGGCGAAAGCCTATGCGCTCGCGCATGCGGTAGAGGATTCTGTTTCTCAGATGTGGCCTATAACGGCATTGCAGCTTCATAAAAATGCAATAATTGTCTGTGACGAAGACGCCGTCGGAGAGCTCAAAGTGAACACGGTAAAATATTTTAAAGAGATGGAAAAGGATTCAAAGTTTTAG
- a CDS encoding BMP family ABC transporter substrate-binding protein encodes MKRKIFFCKTAGRKTLLSILLILSALFTACGGKKDKQISVAVFAPGILSDSPIYQMLADGVKEAADEYNGKKGTSAVLVTILEAGTNQAEWSSKITSLAAAGNFDVIISSNPSLPDIVRPLTRQFPNQKFILLDAYEQGNPSVATVRYNQREQSYITGYMAGLMSKTNKIGLLAAQEYPVMNDVILPGFKEGAESANKDISVDFRIVGNWYDASKGAELAAAMYNSGCDVILPICGGASQGVISAANEKGFYITWFDSNGFNKAPGRVISSTSMKQQRMAKEMTSEFLEGKTQWGTAKTVGIEQGYIEFIQDDPLYISAVPEEIRNKMAKVIQSLNDGSLKLQ; translated from the coding sequence ATGAAAAGAAAAATATTTTTTTGCAAAACAGCCGGCCGGAAAACCCTTTTATCGATTCTGCTGATTTTATCGGCTCTATTTACCGCATGCGGCGGAAAAAAAGACAAACAGATATCCGTTGCCGTCTTCGCACCGGGCATCTTATCGGACAGTCCGATCTACCAAATGCTCGCCGACGGAGTAAAAGAAGCTGCGGACGAATACAACGGCAAAAAAGGGACTTCCGCCGTCTTAGTGACAATTTTGGAGGCAGGAACAAATCAGGCCGAATGGAGCAGCAAAATCACTTCGCTCGCGGCCGCAGGCAATTTCGACGTGATAATTTCATCAAACCCTTCTTTACCCGATATCGTCCGCCCTCTCACCCGTCAGTTTCCCAATCAAAAATTCATATTGCTTGACGCATACGAGCAGGGAAATCCAAGCGTGGCAACGGTACGTTATAATCAAAGAGAGCAGTCTTATATCACAGGTTACATGGCGGGCCTCATGTCCAAGACCAATAAGATCGGCCTTTTGGCCGCACAGGAATATCCGGTGATGAACGACGTCATCCTTCCCGGCTTTAAAGAAGGAGCTGAAAGCGCAAATAAAGACATTTCTGTGGATTTTAGAATTGTGGGAAACTGGTACGACGCGTCCAAAGGCGCGGAATTGGCGGCGGCCATGTACAATTCAGGATGCGACGTTATTCTTCCGATCTGCGGAGGCGCTTCGCAGGGCGTAATATCGGCCGCAAACGAAAAGGGATTTTACATCACGTGGTTCGACAGCAACGGCTTTAACAAAGCTCCGGGAAGGGTAATTTCAAGCACTTCGATGAAGCAGCAACGCATGGCAAAAGAAATGACGAGTGAATTCCTTGAAGGGAAGACCCAATGGGGAACGGCAAAAACTGTAGGAATTGAACAGGGATATATCGAATTCATACAGGACGATCCGCTTTACATAAGCGCCGTGCCGGAAGAAATAAGAAATAAAATGGCTAAAGTGATTCAATCATTGAACGACGGTTCGTTAAAATTACAGTAA
- the coaE gene encoding dephospho-CoA kinase (Dephospho-CoA kinase (CoaE) performs the final step in coenzyme A biosynthesis.): MKLKTSEKVPEKNKNSALKTFAPASMPKATADRMILCLTGPMAAGKNAASRIFEKYGFECIDFDTLVHKAIEERSEQIFEEFSSDAKIYGIDLKNSDGSLNRRALGSLIFKDQKLLSRQETIVYPAVTHFAKDFIKKNPQKNIILNATVLFKIPELMAECTHTVFIKANVFIRLLRVKKRDAMPYDQILARFYSQKDLFKNYKKSEIPVVVIKNSGSILSLEKRIKKAFIDHFGNLSINT, from the coding sequence TTGAAATTAAAAACGTCCGAAAAAGTTCCTGAGAAAAATAAAAACTCGGCATTAAAGACTTTCGCGCCGGCTTCCATGCCGAAAGCTACGGCAGACCGCATGATCCTATGCCTTACCGGGCCGATGGCGGCAGGAAAGAACGCAGCTTCAAGAATATTCGAAAAATACGGTTTTGAATGCATAGACTTTGACACACTTGTGCATAAGGCGATAGAGGAGCGATCAGAACAAATATTTGAAGAATTTTCAAGCGACGCAAAAATTTACGGCATAGACCTTAAAAACAGCGACGGCTCTTTAAACCGAAGAGCCTTAGGTTCTCTGATCTTTAAAGATCAAAAACTTCTTTCAAGGCAAGAGACCATAGTATATCCGGCCGTAACTCACTTTGCAAAAGATTTTATAAAAAAAAATCCGCAAAAAAATATCATCCTTAACGCTACCGTTTTATTTAAAATACCCGAACTTATGGCCGAATGTACGCATACGGTATTTATAAAAGCAAATGTTTTCATACGCCTTTTGCGCGTAAAAAAACGCGACGCCATGCCTTACGATCAAATTTTAGCACGATTTTATTCCCAAAAGGATCTTTTTAAAAATTATAAAAAGTCGGAAATTCCCGTCGTTGTAATAAAAAATTCCGGTTCGATACTTTCGCTTGAAAAACGGATAAAAAAAGCATTCATCGATCATTTCGGTAATTTATCAATAAATACATAA